The Alkalihalophilus pseudofirmus nucleotide sequence ATAAGAAGGTGCTGATAGGTATATGAAACTTCCTTTGAGCCCAGACGGCAATCATTTCTGTTCCGTCTACTGCTCCTCCTGCCTTAACGACGAGTCCTACTCCTAATCCAAGCATAAGCCCTCCATATAAAACAATCAGCACTTCAGAGGATGTAATGGCTTGCATCGGAGCTAAAAGAGATAAGGCAATAGAAGTTACAGCGTTTGCATATAACGTGCGAATGACGAAACGCTTACCCATATACTTCCCGCAAAATAATAAAGCAGGTATATTCAGTGCGAAATAAATCAGCCAAATAGGCACTCCAAATAAATAGTTACCCATTATAGCAAGAGCTGTGACCCCGCCATCGACAAGACTATTAGGAGCTAATATTAGCTCTAAGCCAGCCGCAACGATGATCGCACCAACTGTCAAGATTAAATAATCAATCAGTTTCTTCATCCACTTCTCCTCTTAACCCTTTCTCCTATTCATTTTACCATACATCACACTACTAAGAATAATCAGACAAACTACAAAAAGAATAAAGCTGCCTGAATGACGGCAGCTTTACTCGTTATTCCATACCCATGTATAAAGTTTGCTCTCTTCATTCATATATCGAATATCTACCTTACTCACATTTGGATGAATTTGCTTTAATTCACGCACCATCGCATCAATTGCAGCATCTTCTTCTAAATTGATCAGCGAGACGAGACGAGTAACCTTTTGTTTCGCTTCCGCTCCCCTCTCGACATGGTTTCCTTCCTCGTACTCATAATAATCAGGATTATCAAATTCGTATTCATAGGTTACATCCTGCTCTGTAATCGTCACTCTAAAAGAAAGAGGACCCATTACATTTGCCGCTGAACTAGTAGTCGCACTCATAAATAAGAATAAGAAACCCATGGATAAAATGATCGGGATCGATTTATTATTCAATGATTATCACCTCATTATTAATGTGTGAAGATCATTGGATGATTATACATATTTTAACGGTAGCGGTGTATGACATCTACTCCGCCGGTTACTTCCACAACCGTTCCTGTTACCATATCAGCATCTTCTTCACATAAAAAGAGGACCGTTCTCGCAATATCTTCTCCTGTACCTGAGCGGCCAATCGGCGTGTCTGAATCAGGATGCTCCCTAGCTTCTTTGATCGTCGACTCTTTCATCTCACCAAGAATATTACCTGGGCAGACCATATTAGCTGTGATACCGTATTCTGCTTCTTCTATTGAGATGGTTTTCATTAAAGAGACTAAGCCTACTTTTGCTGCAGCGTATGCCGAACGATAGATCCAACCCGGGGCACTGTTTGCCCCTTGAAATCCATACATCACGATACGTCCGTATTGTTGCTTTCGCATAATTGGAACGACTTGTTTTAAAAGATGATAGACGGCGCTTAGGTTGCCTTCAATCATCTCGTACCATTCTTCTTCATCATAATCAATCAGTTTTTTTCTCTCAAATACGTAAGGCCCGGCATTATTAATTAATAAATCAATTCTCCCAAATCGACTAAATGCTTCTGCGACAGCCCTCTTACTATCTTCTTTATTTGTCACATCCGCTTGAACGAATTGAAGACGGTTTAAGTCTTCCTTCCACTTTTCTTTCATTTTAAGAACAGCTTTTTCATCACTTCTATATGTAATCGTAACTGAATATCCACTTTTTAATAAACCTTCTGTCACTTGAACACCTAATCCTTTAGTTCCTGCTGTGATTAACGCATGCCTCATTAAGCATTCCCCTCTCAAGTCAAGCTTTATATCATTCGTTACTATTTCATTTGCTTTTGCTTTATTTAATTAATCAACTGCTATTTGATCATACTATTTATCAAATTCAATGTAAAAAAAGATGATTCCTTGTGTAGTTCGTTCGCTGTCTCTATGTATGATTCCTTCTCCAACCGAAAAAAAGCACGTCTTCTGCTTATAAGCAGAGACGCACTTTCTCTTGTTACGTTAATTGACCATCCTCTAAATTTTCCTGCTGCTGATCATTCTCAGCTGTGTTTGCCTTAGGAGTTTCATTTGTGCCTGCATAATAAGCGTTCATCACTTGATCATGGACAGCATTTACCCCTTTTTCATCATACAAAGAATTACTTAGCTTATGTTCTTTCATCGTTCAAGTCACTCTCCTCTCATAAACATATGTTTAGTATGAGCAACTTAAACGATTATTATGATTTTATGCTAGAGTTTCTTCTTTTACCTGTAAGATCTTATCTGCTTTAGTAAGTGCCAGTTTAACCTGCTCAAATCCTGTACCGCCAGCACTATTTCTTCTAGCTACAACCGTTTTGGGCTGCAGAACCTCAAAGATATCCTCTGAAAATAAATCACTAGCTTGTTTGTATTCTTCGATCGTTAAATCGAGCAAATACACACCTTTTTCAATCGCTGTGAGCACCAGTTTCCCAACTACTTCATGCGCTTCACGGAAAGGCATTCCTTTTGTAGCTAAGTAATCAGCAAGCTCTGTAGCATTTGAAAAATCTTGGTGAACGGCTTTTTCCATCGTTTCATTATTTACTGTCATCGTATCAATCATGCCGGCAAAGATATTTAGCGACCCTTTTACTGTTTCAACGGCATCAAACATACCTTCCTTATCTTCTTGCATATCCTTGTTGTATGCTAGAGGAAGTCCCTTTAATACTGTAAGCAAAGAAAAAAGGCTGCCATATACTCGGCCGGTTTTTCCACGAATCAATTCAGCCATATCTGGATTTTTCTTTTGCGGCATAATACTGCTTCCTGTTGCAAAGCTGTCGTCCATTTCAATGAATTGAAATTCTTGTGAAGACCATAAGATTAACTCTTCACAAAGACGTGACAAATGCATCATCAGTGTAGCAGAGGAGCTCAGAAATTCTAAAATGAAATCACGATCACTGACGGCATCCAAACTGTTTTGATAAATTCCATCAAACCCTAATAATTCTGCTGAATATTCACGGTCGATCGGAAAGGTTGTTCCTGCTAATGCCCCCGCACCTAAAGGAGAAATATTAACACGCTTTAGGCTGTCTTCATAGCGGCTGAAATCACGCTCAAGCATCCAAAAATAGGCCAATAGATGATGAGCAAATGATACAGGCTGGGCACGTTGAAGATGCGTATAACCTGGTATTAATGTTTCTACATGCTGCTTCGCTTGGTTCACAAGAGCTTGCTGTACATTTCTTACGGCACCCATAATCTCTTTCGTTTCATTGCGCAAGTATAAGTGCATATCTGTTGCTACTTGGTCATTTCTGCTTCGTCCTGTATGAAGTTTTCCGCCTACTGGTCCAATTTCATCAATTAACAGCTTCTCTAGGTTTAAGTGAATATCTTCATTTTGAACAGAAAACTCTAGTTCACCTGCATCAGCTTTTTTCTGAAGAGTCTTAAGACCTTCTGTAATCTGCTCAACCTCATCTGCAGGCAGAATTCCACATTTGCCTAACATCGCTACATGGGCAAGACTTCCAGTTAGATCTTCTTTTACTAATTTTTGATCAAAGCCGATCGATGCACCGAATGCATCGACCCACTCTTCTGCCGTTTTTGTAAAACGACCTCCCCACAGCTTACTCACAGCTTTACTGCCTCCTTCTGTTTGTTCACAATGCTGTGCACTTTCGTTGGAAGACCCCAAAGTGAGATGAAGCCAACTGCTGCATTATGATCAAATTCATCGTCTGGTGTATAAGTCGCAAGCTTCTCATCATATAAAGAGAAATCAGATTTACGTCCTTCTACAACCGCATGCCCTTTAAACAACTTCACACGAACAACGCCTGTCACAGACTTTTGTGTCTCTTTTAGGAAGGCTTGAATAGCTGGCTGTAATGGTGAGAACCATAGACCTTCATAAATTAGTTCCGTTAACTTTTTCTCCACTACCGGTTTAAAGTGCGCTACCTCTTTAGGAAGCGTTAAATCTTCTAGCTCTTTATGGGCTTTGATTAACGTCATCGCACCTGGGCACTCATACACTTCACGTGATTTAATTCCTACAAGACGGTTTTCTACATGATCAATACGTCCAACACCATGCTTACCTGCTATGTCATTAAGCTTTAAGATTAACTCATCTAATTGATAAGGTGCTCCATCAATGCTTACAGGAACCCCTTTATCAAATCCAATTTCAATTACATCCGCTGTATCAGGAGCATTTTCAATTGAAGCTGTAAGCTCATATGCCCCTTCAGGAGGTGTTGCCCATGGATCTTCTAAGATGCCACACTCATTACTGCGTCCCCATAGGTTTTGATCAACAGAATATGGATTATCTAAATCAACTGGGATCGGGATATTATGTTTTTTTGCATATTCGATTTCTTCATCACGAGACCATGCCCACTCACGCACCGGCGCTAACACTTCTAAGTTTGGATTCAAAGCTTGAATGGACACTTCAAAACGAACTTGGTCATTCCCTTTTCCTGTACATCCATGTGCAACTGCTGTCGCTCCAGTTTGCTCAGCGATCTCTACAAGCTTTTTAGAGATTAGCGGACGTGATAGAGCAGATACTAGTGGATATTTTTGCTCATATAATGCATGTGCTTGCAGAGCAGGAAGTACAAATTCTTCTGCATACTCTTTCTTTGCATCAATTGTATACGATTGACTTGCCCCTACTTTTAATGCTTTCTCTTTTACAAAATCTAAATCCTTTCCTTCACCCACGTCTAAACCAACTGCAATGACATCATACCCTTTATCTGATAACCACTTAATTGCTACTGATGTATCTAGACCACCTGAATATGCTAAAACTACTTTTTTCTTTGTCATTTTACATTCCCTCCAAATGAATATTCATACTTCTGTTATTATTTTTATGCATTTCTTTGTATAAAAGGAGGTGACTTCTATTCATCACCTTTTGTATAAAACCAAACAACTAACTTATTAATATACAAAATACTTTACCAACGATTCTCCATTTTGGCAAGGGGTATTTTTAATTTTTTCTAAATGATATTTAATTGATCGTGACTTTCACTCAGGGATTTCGTTACAATATAAGAGAGGGGTGATGAAATGGACGTTGAATTTGTATACGATGAGCGTTTAAAGATTTCTCTTCCTCGATTTCATACAGCTTGGGATGAACTTGAGGAGATAAGACAAGCTCAAATTCTTCGTATGTGGGAAGAGATTCGCGGTAATATCCCAGAGCGTATTAAAGAATTAGAAGAGCTCATTAACGAAAAGAATGCTGCTTTATCAGAAGAAATGAATTTTGAACGTTCTTGTCTTCTTAATACGGAAATAGCAGAATTAGCATCCATTATTAACGATCTCTGGATATGGTTTAGATTAAATCCTTCGCTGTCTAAGGGATGAGCCCTTAGCTATAAGCCTCCTAATAAAAAACTCGTCTTGAAGTAGTATATCAAGACGAGTTTTTTCTATGCTTATTGGTTGCGCTCTGATAATAATCGTTTCTGATAAAATTTATGTGATAGTTCAATCACTTGCTGCGATAATCTGTAGTTTATACCAGCGCCAAATGCCATTCCAACAAGCGGCAGCCCTTGAAACACTTTTTTTCTGAGCATTGTAATGACGAAGCTTTTCGCCATCTGACGTATAAACTGTCCCAGCCACTCAGGTTCAACAATTTCCTCTGAACCTGCATAAAAGATATCATCCGTATGGTGCTGATCTAGATCCTGCCACAGCCGCTCCCATTCATGCGCTTGAAATGCTTTTGGCAAGGTTGACAAATGCAAAAGCTTTAAAGCAATAACCATTTCAACTGGACGTTTTAAATCGTACCCATAGATCGTCGCAATCTGTTGAATCGAACGGAGATTAATGGCTATCACTGCAGGAAGGTCAACTGCTAATAAAAACATCCCGCCCATTCCCGTTAATCCGCCTTGACCAAGCGCGAGAAGACGCTGTTTGGCCATTAATTGGTCAGTCATGTAATCGAGCTGCTCCACCGGAAGATATTGAAGGTCTTCAATGGAATCAACCGTAGGAGCAAACACTTTAGCATATTGCAGAATTCGTTTTCTAGTCTCCTCATGGGATCTGGTGTTTTGGAGATAAGCATGCAGATGAATAAAAACGTGGTCAATCTGCAAAAGGACTTTCTGTCTTCTATGATCACCTAATTGTTCAAATAATTTATCTGTCCACTTTAGATAGGTGTATTCTACATCAGTGGCTTCATGCGAAAAATATGTATCTTCCCATTCAATAATTGCTTGGTATCTCTTTTGATCTCTTTCTTCCTGTCTCATTCGCTCACCTTCTTTTTTATGAGTAAATCATTAATTTAGTATGAGTTATACATCATGAATGGTGCATCTTACGTTTAAACATTGGAGAATACACCCATTCTTCTTCACTTCGTTCACGGATCATTTCAATGGCATGAAGTTTTGTATTCATTTCTTTTATAGATGCCAGCATGATTGCTTCTGCCGTTTTTTCCGATACAGCGCTCCCATATCCTTTTTCTACATCCCCGTTCTGGCTGAGCATAAGATGTTTCAATGCAATAACTTCCACATCATCGGTCGAAATCCCTGCTTCTCTCGCTGCTTCATTAATCATTTCAATTCCAAGCACCATATGTCCCATTAATTCTCCGCTTGATGTATACTCTGGCGCTACTACATCCCGCAGCGCCTTCGTTTTTCCAATGTCCCCTAACAAGCATGCTGATAACACTAAATCTCGAT carries:
- a CDS encoding YitT family protein codes for the protein MKKLIDYLILTVGAIIVAAGLELILAPNSLVDGGVTALAIMGNYLFGVPIWLIYFALNIPALLFCGKYMGKRFVIRTLYANAVTSIALSLLAPMQAITSSEVLIVLYGGLMLGLGVGLVVKAGGAVDGTEMIAVWAQRKFHIPISTFLLAVNAVILTGAAFVFSLEQAMFSVAVFYIVSKLIDFVLDGLNQGKSVMIISDAPHEVGAKLIEELDVQITYLYGQGGYTGDERLLIYCITNRFMYPKLKEVVMSVDSSAVIEASYVTETAGVKKQNFFEVNRENGK
- a CDS encoding SDR family oxidoreductase produces the protein MRHALITAGTKGLGVQVTEGLLKSGYSVTITYRSDEKAVLKMKEKWKEDLNRLQFVQADVTNKEDSKRAVAEAFSRFGRIDLLINNAGPYVFERKKLIDYDEEEWYEMIEGNLSAVYHLLKQVVPIMRKQQYGRIVMYGFQGANSAPGWIYRSAYAAAKVGLVSLMKTISIEEAEYGITANMVCPGNILGEMKESTIKEAREHPDSDTPIGRSGTGEDIARTVLFLCEEDADMVTGTVVEVTGGVDVIHRYR
- the argH gene encoding argininosuccinate lyase, whose translation is MSKLWGGRFTKTAEEWVDAFGASIGFDQKLVKEDLTGSLAHVAMLGKCGILPADEVEQITEGLKTLQKKADAGELEFSVQNEDIHLNLEKLLIDEIGPVGGKLHTGRSRNDQVATDMHLYLRNETKEIMGAVRNVQQALVNQAKQHVETLIPGYTHLQRAQPVSFAHHLLAYFWMLERDFSRYEDSLKRVNISPLGAGALAGTTFPIDREYSAELLGFDGIYQNSLDAVSDRDFILEFLSSSATLMMHLSRLCEELILWSSQEFQFIEMDDSFATGSSIMPQKKNPDMAELIRGKTGRVYGSLFSLLTVLKGLPLAYNKDMQEDKEGMFDAVETVKGSLNIFAGMIDTMTVNNETMEKAVHQDFSNATELADYLATKGMPFREAHEVVGKLVLTAIEKGVYLLDLTIEEYKQASDLFSEDIFEVLQPKTVVARRNSAGGTGFEQVKLALTKADKILQVKEETLA
- a CDS encoding argininosuccinate synthase, which codes for MTKKKVVLAYSGGLDTSVAIKWLSDKGYDVIAVGLDVGEGKDLDFVKEKALKVGASQSYTIDAKKEYAEEFVLPALQAHALYEQKYPLVSALSRPLISKKLVEIAEQTGATAVAHGCTGKGNDQVRFEVSIQALNPNLEVLAPVREWAWSRDEEIEYAKKHNIPIPVDLDNPYSVDQNLWGRSNECGILEDPWATPPEGAYELTASIENAPDTADVIEIGFDKGVPVSIDGAPYQLDELILKLNDIAGKHGVGRIDHVENRLVGIKSREVYECPGAMTLIKAHKELEDLTLPKEVAHFKPVVEKKLTELIYEGLWFSPLQPAIQAFLKETQKSVTGVVRVKLFKGHAVVEGRKSDFSLYDEKLATYTPDDEFDHNAAVGFISLWGLPTKVHSIVNKQKEAVKL
- a CDS encoding EcsC family protein, which translates into the protein MRQEERDQKRYQAIIEWEDTYFSHEATDVEYTYLKWTDKLFEQLGDHRRQKVLLQIDHVFIHLHAYLQNTRSHEETRKRILQYAKVFAPTVDSIEDLQYLPVEQLDYMTDQLMAKQRLLALGQGGLTGMGGMFLLAVDLPAVIAINLRSIQQIATIYGYDLKRPVEMVIALKLLHLSTLPKAFQAHEWERLWQDLDQHHTDDIFYAGSEEIVEPEWLGQFIRQMAKSFVITMLRKKVFQGLPLVGMAFGAGINYRLSQQVIELSHKFYQKRLLSERNQ